The Algoriphagus sp. TR-M9 genome has a window encoding:
- a CDS encoding DUF349 domain-containing protein: MTEKSNDLSDKDKVTPTSQSAEEKSIEKKENVNTESSDSKEEEVETPASKSAEPEGDNAESAQKDEATATNDEEVQTEAETEKSAAQEEDIHDDSSDEEEEDEEHEEEIDLSVMSKVELLSLLKSKVKADKPQRVDKLIHDIKAAFDEFTNKEKDEALEKFKAEGGVEDDFDFRPSEEEKEFNVHYYEFKKQLNTLRKEAEQQKESNLQAKTDLLNKLRELVDGEETTLSMSAIKSIQEEWKSIGAVPSSQNRSLWASYNALMDRFYDNRSIYFELKELDRKKNLESKLELVEKAEALKEVKDLKAAIKMLNELHEEFKHIGPVPRDEQEALWQKFKAASDAVYDRRKDFYEGQKEVYKENQEKKEALIASLSEFVEFKASRIRDWNNKTKEILEIQKAWEKIGPVPRESGKEINKSFWAAFKQFFHNKNLFFKELDEIRATNQTKAEELIAKAEELKNNTDWQNTANALVKLQQDWKKLGPTPEKSRDALYRQFKGACDFFFENRRNANKQSNAEFEENLVKKQELCKKITEAASKDEVKEEELTAMVAEFNEIGFVPRKAMKEIQATFKEAVDVYLEKLDPQGEGREDFLFRLNLNRIQSDPNAVKTLNKKEHGIRKQITELENNITLWKNNLEFFASSRTADKLKDQFDVKIQKAEEEIQKLKSKLSILREF; encoded by the coding sequence ATGACTGAGAAAAGTAATGATTTATCCGACAAGGATAAGGTGACTCCAACTTCCCAATCAGCGGAAGAAAAGAGTATCGAAAAGAAAGAGAATGTAAACACCGAAAGCTCTGATTCTAAAGAGGAAGAGGTGGAAACTCCTGCATCAAAAAGCGCTGAACCCGAAGGGGATAACGCTGAATCGGCTCAAAAGGATGAAGCCACAGCTACCAACGATGAGGAGGTCCAAACTGAAGCTGAAACTGAAAAATCTGCTGCTCAGGAAGAAGACATTCACGATGATTCTTCCGATGAAGAGGAGGAGGATGAGGAGCATGAAGAAGAAATAGATCTTTCAGTCATGAGTAAAGTTGAGCTGCTCAGCCTACTGAAGAGTAAGGTAAAGGCTGATAAGCCTCAACGGGTAGATAAGCTTATTCATGATATCAAAGCAGCCTTTGATGAGTTTACCAATAAAGAAAAGGATGAAGCTTTAGAAAAATTTAAAGCTGAAGGTGGGGTAGAGGACGATTTTGACTTCCGTCCAAGTGAAGAAGAAAAGGAATTCAATGTTCACTATTACGAATTCAAAAAGCAGCTCAATACGCTGCGAAAAGAAGCTGAACAGCAAAAAGAGTCCAATCTCCAAGCTAAAACAGACTTGCTTAATAAACTGCGGGAACTAGTAGATGGTGAAGAGACTACGCTTAGCATGTCGGCTATCAAATCCATACAGGAAGAATGGAAAAGTATAGGCGCCGTACCTTCCTCCCAGAACAGAAGTCTTTGGGCTAGTTATAACGCCCTGATGGATAGGTTCTACGATAACCGTAGTATCTATTTTGAGCTAAAAGAGCTAGACAGAAAGAAGAATCTGGAGAGCAAATTAGAGTTAGTTGAAAAAGCAGAAGCCTTGAAGGAGGTAAAGGATCTGAAAGCGGCGATTAAAATGCTCAACGAACTGCACGAGGAGTTCAAACACATCGGTCCAGTACCTAGAGACGAGCAGGAAGCATTGTGGCAAAAGTTCAAAGCTGCTTCTGATGCAGTATATGATCGTAGAAAAGACTTCTATGAAGGTCAAAAAGAAGTTTATAAGGAGAACCAAGAAAAGAAAGAAGCCTTAATCGCCTCTTTGAGTGAGTTTGTAGAATTTAAAGCGAGCCGCATCAGAGACTGGAATAACAAAACCAAAGAGATTCTAGAGATTCAGAAGGCTTGGGAAAAAATAGGTCCGGTACCTCGGGAGTCAGGAAAAGAAATCAATAAATCTTTTTGGGCGGCTTTCAAGCAGTTTTTCCACAATAAAAACTTATTCTTCAAAGAGCTGGACGAAATCAGAGCTACTAATCAGACTAAAGCTGAGGAATTGATTGCCAAAGCTGAAGAACTGAAAAATAACACGGATTGGCAAAATACTGCCAACGCCTTGGTTAAACTACAGCAAGATTGGAAAAAACTTGGTCCTACACCTGAGAAGAGCAGGGATGCACTGTACCGGCAGTTTAAAGGAGCCTGTGATTTCTTCTTTGAGAATAGAAGGAATGCCAACAAGCAGTCTAATGCAGAATTTGAAGAGAACCTGGTGAAGAAGCAGGAGCTTTGTAAGAAAATAACTGAAGCAGCGTCAAAAGATGAGGTCAAAGAGGAGGAACTGACTGCTATGGTAGCGGAATTCAACGAGATTGGATTTGTGCCTAGGAAAGCCATGAAAGAGATTCAAGCGACTTTCAAAGAAGCCGTGGATGTGTACCTAGAGAAATTGGATCCACAGGGTGAAGGTAGAGAGGATTTCTTGTTCCGTTTGAACCTGAATAGAATCCAATCTGATCCTAATGCTGTGAAGACGCTAAATAAGAAGGAGCACGGGATCAGAAAGCAGATCACGGAATTGGAAAACAATATTACACTGTGGAAAAACAATCTGGAGTTTTTCGCTTCGTCGCGTACAGCCGATAAATTGAAAGATCAGTTTGATGTGAAGATTCAAAAGGCAGAAGAGGAAATCCAAAAACTAAAGAGCAAACTATCAATTCTGAGAGAGTTTTAA
- a CDS encoding YqgE/AlgH family protein yields the protein MNKNKLKIPKAGDLLISEPFLQDENFVRSVVLLCEHSEEGSFGLVINKPSILKLNELVQALDFLEKEVFVGGPVEQNTLHFIYTGEQVLDGSVSLGDHIWWGGDYESLVDKLKLGLLDPDSVRFFLGYSGWGTDQLKEELDDETWIICRENLNEQTLKLTPEELWKSLLKNMGGEFKVIANYPLDPRLN from the coding sequence ATGAATAAAAACAAACTAAAAATTCCTAAAGCGGGCGACTTACTGATTTCTGAGCCTTTTTTACAAGATGAAAATTTTGTCAGGTCTGTTGTTCTACTCTGTGAACACTCAGAGGAAGGTAGTTTTGGTTTGGTGATTAACAAACCCTCCATTCTGAAACTCAATGAGCTCGTTCAAGCCCTGGATTTTCTGGAAAAGGAAGTCTTCGTAGGGGGGCCAGTAGAGCAAAATACACTTCACTTTATATATACAGGTGAGCAGGTTCTGGACGGTAGTGTTTCCCTGGGCGACCATATTTGGTGGGGAGGAGATTATGAATCCTTAGTGGATAAGCTCAAGTTGGGGCTGCTAGATCCTGATTCTGTGCGGTTTTTCCTAGGGTATTCTGGCTGGGGGACTGATCAGCTGAAAGAGGAACTTGACGATGAAACCTGGATAATCTGCCGAGAAAATCTAAACGAGCAGACGCTGAAATTGACTCCTGAGGAGCTCTGGAAAAGTTTACTTAAAAACATGGGGGGAGAGTTTAAAGTAATCGCAAATTATCCTTTGGACCCGAGATTAAATTAG
- the pdxH gene encoding pyridoxamine 5'-phosphate oxidase, with translation MDISAIRKDYTLKSLNISDVNTDPLDQFRAWFEEAVAAQVLEVNAMCISTLGLDGNPNARIVLLKELDHGFVFFTNYESEKGQEIQQSNAGAITFFWPELERQVRIKGKIEKVSPEESDKYFFSRPFGSQIGAWVSPQSRVLSSKEELSLRQIEVERKFLDEPMQRPRHWGGYRLLPHSIEFWQGRPSRLHDRVKYELKGENWEISILAP, from the coding sequence ATGGATATTTCAGCTATACGTAAAGACTACACTCTTAAATCACTAAATATCAGTGATGTAAACACTGATCCACTTGATCAGTTTAGGGCCTGGTTTGAAGAGGCAGTAGCAGCCCAAGTATTGGAAGTGAATGCCATGTGCATTTCTACCCTAGGACTGGACGGAAACCCAAATGCCAGAATTGTGCTTTTGAAAGAATTGGATCATGGTTTTGTGTTTTTCACCAATTATGAGAGTGAAAAGGGCCAGGAAATCCAACAATCCAATGCAGGCGCCATTACGTTTTTTTGGCCGGAACTAGAACGACAGGTCCGCATCAAGGGCAAAATAGAAAAAGTGAGTCCTGAAGAATCAGATAAATATTTCTTCTCCCGGCCTTTTGGCTCGCAGATAGGTGCCTGGGTTTCTCCACAGAGCAGGGTACTTTCATCCAAGGAAGAATTAAGTCTAAGGCAAATAGAAGTAGAGCGAAAATTCTTGGATGAACCTATGCAACGACCCAGACATTGGGGTGGCTACAGGCTTTTACCCCATTCAATTGAGTTTTGGCAAGGCCGGCCGAGCAGACTTCACGACCGTGTCAAGTACGAGCTTAAAGGAGAAAATTGGGAAATTTCTATTCTGGCTCCCTGA
- the bshB1 gene encoding bacillithiol biosynthesis deacetylase BshB1, translating to MNKLDILVFAAHPDDAELGCSGTIAAHVAKGHKVGIVDFTQGEMGTRGTPEIRLQEAQKAGEILQLSARENLGFKDIFFKNDQEHQLELIKMIRKYRPEVVLANAVQDRHPDHGKGGSLATDACFMSGLRMIETELDGKAQEAWRPKFVYHYIQNNYIEPDFVMDITPFWQTKIDSIMAYKSQFYDPSSKEPKSFISDPDFLPFIESRAREFGHKILCTYAEGFTVERMIGTDDLFDLK from the coding sequence ATGAACAAATTAGATATTTTAGTATTTGCTGCGCATCCTGATGATGCAGAGTTAGGCTGTTCCGGAACCATTGCCGCACATGTAGCTAAAGGACATAAAGTGGGTATAGTGGATTTTACCCAAGGTGAAATGGGAACCCGAGGTACACCTGAGATTAGGCTCCAGGAAGCTCAAAAAGCAGGAGAAATTCTCCAGTTGTCAGCAAGAGAAAATCTAGGGTTTAAGGATATATTTTTTAAAAACGACCAAGAACATCAACTTGAGCTGATCAAGATGATCAGGAAATACAGACCTGAAGTCGTCCTAGCCAATGCAGTACAGGACAGGCACCCTGATCATGGTAAGGGTGGTAGTTTAGCTACCGATGCTTGTTTTATGAGCGGATTGCGAATGATCGAAACCGAGCTAGACGGTAAAGCTCAAGAAGCTTGGAGACCGAAGTTTGTTTACCACTACATTCAGAACAACTACATCGAGCCTGATTTTGTGATGGATATTACGCCTTTTTGGCAAACCAAAATCGATAGTATCATGGCTTACAAGTCGCAGTTTTACGATCCTAGCAGCAAAGAACCGAAGAGCTTTATTTCTGATCCTGATTTTCTACCATTTATCGAATCCAGAGCTCGAGAATTTGGACACAAAATATTGTGTACTTATGCAGAAGGGTTTACCGTGGAGCGAATGATCGGTACAGACGACCTGTTTGACCTCAAATAA
- a CDS encoding M23 family metallopeptidase yields the protein MRNLILIIVFSLNLSIGVLNANAQIFPKIIKKNTTTQSTTTNQDRRNIELRGFDQDSYLQTLTSRTDSIIFDNNVNLGRVRSIISEDQDIMIWAPTNQLIKVSEQIQIDSIWVTAYEYYSSWDSNKIDIYNFDPKTFSDTVNIRLYDEFFGYDWKMPLETTPVTSGYGYRWRRWHYGTDLDLQTGDPVYSGFDGIVRVKSFDRYGYGYYIVIRHKNGLETLYGHLSKQLVDVGDEVRAGDLIAKGGNTGRSTGSHLHYELRYRGLAFDAEKVYDFPAYKILGPTFSITPDLFGHIVKARTSAYHRVRKGENLGSIARKYGVSVSTLTRLNGISTRSILRIGQNLRVR from the coding sequence ATGAGGAATCTGATTCTAATAATTGTCTTTAGTTTAAACTTGAGCATTGGCGTATTGAATGCCAATGCTCAAATTTTTCCTAAGATAATTAAGAAAAATACTACTACTCAATCCACCACTACTAATCAGGACCGGAGGAATATTGAGCTGAGAGGTTTCGATCAGGATTCCTACTTGCAGACGCTTACTAGCAGAACTGACTCCATTATTTTTGATAATAATGTGAACCTGGGCAGAGTGCGGTCTATCATCAGTGAAGATCAGGACATCATGATCTGGGCACCTACCAATCAGCTGATCAAAGTGTCTGAGCAAATCCAGATCGATAGTATTTGGGTGACTGCCTATGAATATTATTCATCCTGGGATTCTAACAAAATAGACATTTATAACTTTGACCCAAAGACCTTTTCTGATACGGTGAATATTAGACTGTATGACGAATTTTTTGGGTATGACTGGAAGATGCCTTTAGAAACTACCCCTGTGACATCTGGATATGGATACAGATGGAGAAGGTGGCACTATGGTACAGACCTGGACTTACAGACGGGTGATCCTGTTTATAGTGGTTTTGACGGAATAGTGCGAGTGAAAAGTTTTGATCGCTATGGCTATGGTTATTACATAGTCATTCGGCATAAAAATGGACTTGAGACCTTATACGGACACCTTTCCAAACAATTAGTAGATGTGGGCGATGAAGTAAGAGCGGGGGATTTAATAGCTAAAGGAGGAAATACGGGAAGGAGCACAGGTTCTCATTTACATTATGAATTGAGATATAGAGGTCTGGCTTTTGATGCTGAAAAAGTATACGACTTCCCAGCTTACAAAATTCTAGGACCTACCTTTTCCATTACGCCGGATTTATTTGGCCACATAGTCAAAGCCAGGACAAGCGCATATCACCGCGTAAGAAAAGGAGAAAACCTAGGATCTATTGCCAGGAAATACGGAGTTTCTGTCAGTACTTTGACTAGGTTGAATGGAATCTCCACCAGATCCATCTTAAGAATAGGCCAAAACCTGAGAGTTAGGTAA
- the trxB gene encoding thioredoxin-disulfide reductase, which translates to MKPEIEKVKVLIIGSGPAGYTAAIYASRAGLSPVLYTGGQPGGQLTITNDVENYPGYPDGVMGPEMMEDFRKQAERFGTQVRYGLATSVDFSTTPRTVVIDEQVTIHADTVIISTGASAKWLGLASETRLNGKGVSACAVCDGFFFRGQEVAIVGAGDTACEEASYLSNICSKVYMLVRREEMRASQIMQKRVLNNPKIEVLWSTETDEILGDEEVNGVRIYNNKTGEKSEIAISGFFVAIGHQPNTGIFQDYIHMDDAGYIKTIPGSTKTNVEGVFACGDAQDNIYRQAVTAAGTGCMAALDAERYLAECEND; encoded by the coding sequence ATGAAACCAGAAATCGAAAAAGTAAAGGTCTTAATTATAGGTTCAGGACCAGCAGGTTATACTGCAGCTATTTATGCTTCAAGAGCTGGCTTGTCACCAGTTTTATATACAGGAGGTCAGCCTGGCGGTCAGCTGACGATTACAAATGATGTAGAAAACTATCCTGGATACCCGGATGGTGTGATGGGGCCAGAGATGATGGAAGATTTCCGCAAACAGGCTGAGCGATTTGGTACCCAGGTCAGATATGGTTTGGCAACTTCAGTGGACTTCAGCACTACACCCCGTACAGTGGTAATAGATGAGCAAGTGACTATACATGCTGACACTGTGATTATTTCTACCGGTGCTTCGGCAAAATGGCTAGGTTTAGCCAGTGAAACTAGACTAAATGGCAAAGGAGTTTCTGCCTGCGCGGTTTGCGATGGATTCTTTTTTAGAGGTCAGGAAGTAGCCATAGTAGGAGCAGGGGATACAGCTTGTGAAGAAGCATCATACCTCTCCAATATCTGTAGCAAGGTCTACATGCTGGTACGAAGAGAAGAAATGAGAGCCTCTCAAATCATGCAAAAGCGTGTATTGAATAATCCAAAAATTGAGGTGCTTTGGAGTACTGAAACTGACGAAATACTAGGGGATGAAGAAGTAAATGGGGTGAGAATTTATAACAACAAAACCGGAGAAAAATCAGAAATCGCAATTTCTGGCTTCTTTGTTGCTATTGGACATCAGCCAAACACCGGTATCTTCCAAGATTACATTCACATGGACGATGCGGGTTATATCAAAACCATTCCAGGAAGTACCAAAACGAACGTTGAGGGTGTTTTTGCCTGTGGCGATGCCCAAGATAATATCTACAGACAAGCCGTCACAGCTGCAGGTACTGGCTGTATGGCTGCTCTGGATGCTGAGCGTTATTTGGCTGAGTGTGAGAATGACTAA
- a CDS encoding sigma-70 family RNA polymerase sigma factor, which produces MRQLKISKQITNRESQSLDKYLQEIGKVDLLTADEEVVLAKRIREGDQLALEKLTKANLRFVVSVAKQYQNQGLSLGDLINEGNLGLIKAAQRFDETRGFKFISYAVWWIRQSILQALAEQSRIVRLPLNRVGSLNKISKTFSELEQKFEREPSPEELAEVLEVTANEVVDTMKISGRHVSMDAPFVQGEENSLLDVLENDGDEKPDDGLMNDSLRREVQRALSTLTQREADVITLYFGLNGEHAMTLEEIGEKFNLTRERVRQIKEKAIRRLRHTSRSKTLKPYLG; this is translated from the coding sequence ATGAGGCAGCTAAAAATTAGCAAACAGATTACCAACAGAGAAAGCCAGTCCCTTGATAAATACCTTCAAGAGATAGGAAAGGTAGACCTGTTGACAGCAGATGAAGAAGTAGTTTTGGCTAAGAGAATTAGAGAAGGTGACCAGTTGGCCCTTGAAAAACTCACCAAAGCCAACCTTCGTTTTGTAGTATCAGTTGCCAAGCAATACCAAAATCAAGGACTTTCCTTGGGAGATTTGATCAATGAAGGTAATCTAGGATTGATCAAAGCTGCGCAGCGATTTGATGAGACTCGTGGGTTTAAATTTATCTCCTATGCAGTATGGTGGATCAGACAATCCATCCTTCAGGCACTAGCCGAGCAATCCAGAATTGTACGTCTTCCGCTGAACAGAGTAGGATCCTTGAATAAAATCAGCAAAACATTTAGCGAATTAGAGCAAAAATTCGAGCGTGAGCCATCTCCAGAGGAACTTGCAGAAGTGCTTGAGGTGACTGCTAATGAAGTAGTGGACACCATGAAGATTTCTGGCCGTCACGTCTCCATGGATGCTCCATTTGTCCAAGGTGAAGAAAATAGCCTTTTGGATGTTTTGGAAAATGATGGGGATGAAAAGCCAGATGATGGGCTAATGAATGATTCTCTTCGTAGAGAAGTACAGCGCGCACTATCTACCTTGACCCAACGTGAAGCGGATGTAATCACACTTTACTTTGGCTTGAATGGGGAGCACGCGATGACCTTGGAAGAAATAGGAGAAAAATTCAACCTAACCAGAGAACGGGTAAGGCAAATCAAAGAAAAGGCCATTCGTCGACTTAGACACACATCTAGGAGTAAGACGCTGAAACCTTACCTTGGATAG
- the pnp gene encoding polyribonucleotide nucleotidyltransferase, whose product MLPNLITKTITLEDGREITIETGALAKQADGSVVVKMGKAMLLATVVSKKEAGEGVDFLPMSVDYQEKFASSGKIPGGFLKREGRLSDYEILISRIVDRAIRPIFPDDYHADTQIAITLVSGDEDVLPDALAGLAASAALAVSDIPFNGPISEVRVAKIDGKLKINPTPTELENASLEFIVAGSLDFILMVEGEADEIQEDEMVEAMQYAHEEIKRHCQAQIELTKMVGKEVKREYNHEKSDPALFDKMKAELYDKLYDVVSKQIPNKSERSALVKEIKEAFVESLGEEHEYEASLIGPYFSKIHKEAARNLTLDEKKRLDGRKLNEVRPIWSVVDYLPSAHGSAVFTRGETQSLTTCTLGTKMDEMMVDGATISGYNKFYLHYNFPGFSTGEVKPNRGPGRREVGHGNLAMRALKKVLPADTENPYTIRIVSDILESNGSSSMATVCAGSLALMDAGIPIRSAVTGIAMGMISDAKTGKYSILSDILGDEDHLGDMDFKVTGTSKGITACQMDLKVEGLDYAVLKEALYQAKEGRLHILDEITKTLAAPKPDLKPHTPRSFIMYIPKELIGAVIGPGGKVIQEIQKDTGATIVIEEIDNQGKINIFSANQDKLNAALSRIKAIVAQPEIGETYTGKVKNIQPFGAFVEFMPGKDGLLHISEIKHERVESMDGVLEPGEEIMVKLIDIDKKTGKFKLSRKALLPKPEKPAPKA is encoded by the coding sequence ATGTTACCGAATTTAATCACCAAGACCATCACGCTAGAAGATGGCAGAGAAATTACAATAGAAACTGGCGCCTTGGCTAAGCAGGCTGATGGTTCAGTAGTAGTGAAGATGGGCAAAGCTATGCTTTTGGCTACCGTGGTATCCAAAAAAGAAGCTGGAGAAGGGGTGGACTTTTTACCGATGTCTGTAGATTATCAGGAAAAATTTGCCTCCTCGGGTAAAATCCCTGGAGGATTTTTGAAAAGAGAAGGAAGACTTTCCGACTATGAAATTTTGATCAGCCGTATCGTAGATAGAGCGATACGACCTATTTTCCCAGATGATTACCATGCCGATACGCAGATCGCTATCACATTAGTATCAGGAGATGAAGATGTGCTTCCAGACGCATTGGCAGGGCTTGCAGCATCTGCAGCATTGGCCGTTTCCGACATTCCGTTCAATGGACCTATCTCTGAAGTGAGAGTAGCGAAGATCGACGGCAAACTGAAAATCAATCCTACTCCTACAGAGTTGGAAAATGCCTCTTTGGAATTTATCGTAGCAGGCTCCTTGGACTTTATCTTGATGGTAGAGGGTGAGGCCGACGAGATCCAAGAAGATGAAATGGTGGAAGCCATGCAATATGCTCATGAAGAGATCAAGAGACATTGCCAGGCTCAAATCGAGCTTACCAAAATGGTAGGTAAGGAAGTAAAAAGAGAATACAATCACGAGAAGTCTGATCCAGCACTTTTTGATAAAATGAAAGCTGAGCTTTATGACAAGCTTTATGACGTTGTAAGCAAGCAAATCCCGAATAAGTCAGAGCGTTCTGCATTGGTAAAAGAAATCAAAGAAGCTTTTGTAGAAAGCCTGGGAGAAGAGCATGAATATGAAGCAAGTCTAATTGGGCCATATTTCAGCAAAATCCATAAAGAAGCTGCGAGAAACCTGACACTGGACGAAAAGAAGCGACTAGATGGCAGAAAGCTAAATGAAGTACGTCCTATCTGGTCTGTAGTTGATTATTTGCCTTCCGCTCATGGTTCAGCAGTTTTCACCAGAGGAGAAACGCAGTCATTGACCACTTGTACACTTGGTACCAAGATGGATGAGATGATGGTAGATGGAGCTACAATCTCCGGATACAATAAATTCTATCTGCACTATAATTTCCCTGGATTTTCAACTGGTGAGGTAAAACCAAATAGAGGACCGGGTAGAAGAGAAGTAGGTCATGGCAACCTAGCCATGAGAGCTTTGAAAAAAGTGCTTCCGGCAGACACCGAGAACCCATACACCATTCGTATAGTTTCTGATATCCTGGAATCTAACGGATCTTCTTCCATGGCAACTGTTTGTGCTGGTTCACTGGCATTGATGGATGCTGGTATACCGATTAGATCTGCGGTGACTGGAATCGCGATGGGAATGATCTCCGATGCTAAGACCGGTAAGTATTCCATACTTTCGGATATTTTGGGAGACGAGGATCACCTAGGAGATATGGACTTTAAAGTAACAGGTACATCAAAAGGTATCACCGCCTGCCAGATGGACTTGAAAGTAGAAGGCTTAGATTATGCCGTGTTGAAGGAAGCTTTATATCAGGCCAAAGAAGGAAGACTTCATATTCTGGATGAAATTACCAAGACTCTGGCAGCTCCTAAACCTGACTTGAAACCTCATACCCCTAGATCATTCATCATGTATATTCCTAAGGAATTGATAGGTGCAGTGATCGGCCCAGGCGGAAAAGTAATTCAGGAAATCCAAAAGGATACCGGAGCAACTATCGTCATCGAAGAGATCGACAATCAAGGTAAAATCAATATATTCTCAGCCAATCAGGATAAACTTAACGCCGCACTTTCCCGTATCAAGGCGATCGTGGCGCAGCCTGAAATCGGAGAGACTTATACCGGAAAAGTGAAAAATATTCAACCTTTTGGCGCATTTGTGGAATTTATGCCGGGTAAGGATGGTTTACTTCATATCTCCGAGATCAAGCATGAGCGCGTAGAGTCTATGGACGGCGTGTTAGAGCCAGGAGAAGAAATTATGGTTAAATTGATCGATATCGATAAGAAAACTGGCAAATTCAAGCTTTCAAGAAAGGCTTTATTGCCAAAGCCGGAAAAACCTGCACCAAAAGCATAA
- the rpsO gene encoding 30S ribosomal protein S15, whose product MYLSSEKKQELFKNHGRLKSATDTGSPESQIALFSHRIKHLTEHLKSNKKDHSSRLGLLKLVGKRRSLLDYLHKNDIERYRSIIAELGIRK is encoded by the coding sequence ATGTATTTATCCTCAGAGAAGAAACAAGAGTTATTCAAGAATCATGGACGGTTAAAATCTGCTACTGACACAGGATCTCCTGAGTCTCAGATTGCCCTCTTTTCACACAGAATCAAGCATTTGACTGAGCATTTGAAGTCAAATAAGAAGGATCACTCCTCAAGACTTGGTTTGTTGAAGCTGGTAGGTAAGAGAAGAAGCCTATTGGACTACCTTCACAAAAATGACATCGAGCGATACAGATCAATTATCGCCGAGCTAGGAATCAGAAAATAA